GCTTCAACTCTAAATTGCTTATCTAGTAGTAAGTTACCACATTCGGTCCAGCCACGTGGACTGTAAATTGAATCCTTATGCAAAGAAACAGCAAAACTTGTGGTATACCTTCAGCTATACCTTTAGGAAATAAATtccaatatttttccaaaatgatATGCTCAGAATTTGCCAATAATACTACCAGGTAGAAAGAAAGGGGAccaaaacttatattttatacacaGAAACAACGTGGTTGAattttataccaaaaaaaaaaaaccttggttaaatttttattttatttttttacatacaaAAAACTTCAATATTAGCCTGATGGTTCACATTGCAATAATATTCAATTATGTTTAAACATTTAGATACTTGTAGTAGGTCATCACACAAGCATTTTGGAACAACAATCACAATGTTATATTAgaaaatatctcaaactatCTTAGATGTATATACAGGAAAGTAACTCTGATTTTCAGAGGATTGAATATCTTCAAATATCAAAAGGCTCCTTTAAACTCTAGTATGAAAATAAAGTAACAGGTAACAAAATATAGATTCATCAAAGCAATAATCACAAAATCAAGCCTTGCTGaatctatactccaaaagcaaAAGGCTGAAATGCTAATCAGATTACGCATTTCATAATTGCAACGGTTCATGTGGCAAAAGGAAAGATCACTTTGGCATGCCATGTCACATTTTTCATTTACATGGAATGTCATGTCAGCACCAAATAAAAgctatgagttttattttattggcaaACAGAAAGATTGCTTGGAATGCCACGGGCCCATGGGTCATGgcacttcttttttctctttctattggCATGGAATGTCATGTCAGTTCATGATAAAAACTTTTGGTTGAACTTTTAAACCCCCCCACCCCAAAAACAATTCCTACAGTTTTCTCTCAAATCAGCAAAGAACTCCCCAATCAATGCAATAATCACAAAATTAAGCCTTTATGAGCAAAAAACTATAGCATTGCTGATGAGGTTGGTTAAAAAACTAGTATGGTGAGACAAGGTGAGTGGAAGCAATGGTGATTGATGCAAATAATACCTCGGTTTTCCAGGTATAGCAACTGCATGTGCAGATCATCTGCAAATGTTTGGGAAATAGATGTATCCCCAGCCATTGGATTCCTCCGCATTTCTCTCTCTAGAACATCAATGCAAATCCGGTCTTTGTTTGCTTCCTGCCCCTGCTCTGTTTTTGCATTATAATCCTTTGGCCTTGTCAATCTCCGACAAATACTAACTGCACTCTGACCATCCCGTGTTGATTCTAATGCACTAGCTCCTTTGGTCAGAAGCGACACTATTATTGATGGCTCTTTTCGCCTTGCAGCTATGTGGAGTACTGTATAACCTCGTTTATTTTGAAGGTTGACATTTGCCCTACCCAGACCAAGCAACTCGGTCACAACCTTAGGATCACAGTAGGCTACAGCATAATGGAGAGCATGGGCTTGGTCTAAGGTTATATCAGACTCAGTCAAGAGAAGTTTAACCAGTTCAACATCATCACAGTCTAATGCTTTGTGAATTCTCCTAATTCTCTTTTCATGCAAGGGGTCCACagcttcctttttattttcatcatcatGCTGAGAGTGGAGACGAAGCAAACTAATTTTCTCTGCAATTTCATGAGGTAGCtctttctcaagagagatgctGTCAAGATCTGATCTTGCTACTCTATAAACACATTGAGTGACAAGCTGACTCAATTGACAATTGAAAGCAACCACAAGAATTTGGATGACATCTTCCACAAAAGCCTTCTCAACAAAGTTAAGAAGACGACGCTGCAAAATGTAGAGTATTCATTCAGAATGATTTCCCTGCAGTCGGATTAAACCCtccatagaaaaataaaagatgggGAAGAAAAGGCTTAAAACTATGGGTCTTCTTTTACTCAATACTTGAAAGTAATGGcatctaattaaaaatattaaataatgcgAAAACAACCGCAATGTTGCCTTTAATTCCaagagttttgattttttttaactataacaAAGCGGAAAGTCAGGCCTAacctagaaaataatttaatgttttGCATTGAAAATATTCATGACAAGGTGTGCCACATAAAATCCATGaagcatttttttctttcatccaatggaggaaaaagaaatacaagATATGATTCGTAATTTCATTGCCATCCTGAATTTCACTTGGATAATTAATTCATATCCAGGACAGATTTCCATCACAAAAAGGGGGGAAAAGATATAGGGTGAAGAATTGCTCTTTCTCACTTTTCTATTCCATCACAATGGCCAAACCTGGATCTAATAAAAGAATAAGCactaatattaacatttttaatttcaacaCAAGTAATCTAAAGGTAGGTACCGGTTTACGCCCCAACATGTATCTCATATGGCATAACAAATCTGGCAATTGTCATAAACGGCGATTAAGTTCATTGCAATAGACTCCTTACATAAAAGATAACAAGAATAATTTTAAGTTTGTAGTACAGACTAGGTtttcacaaatgagatgagatataagttgaaagttgaaagaatataattttttaatataatttttattttaaaatttaaaaaagttgaattgtttattccATTTTGTGTTGGAGCtcggaaaaattgtaatgattggataaaatgttataaaaacaaactaggcctgTTGCAGAGAACGTGGATCATTGTGCTGCACAGAACGCATACAGGAAGGGGAAATAGCATGACACTTGCAATGATTTGAGTAGGCTTATTAAGAAAATGAACAAATGATTTGGATGTGTTAGGTACTTTAAAAACCCCAATAATGTAAGAAAAATGGAAGCACAAGCAACATAACAGTTGAGAAAGAGCAGAGTATATGCTTACCCATACACAACACTCCAAAAAGTTCAGGACATGATCAGTTGATTAAATTCGCTTAACTCGCGATCAGAATGTAAAGAGTACTAACCTGGAAAAGTGAAACCAGCTCTGGCGTCTGAAAAAGGTACGATGCGTACATCAATTCCACCGCAAAATTTATAGCCGGTCTGCATGCATCGTGGACGCAAGACTCGTCAACACAAGTTGACACCTCCCTTGGAGAAGGCTTCAATTTTGCCGTATACAAATAGCTCAAGAAAACCCAAAATGCCTCACGTCCAACCTCGCCAAAAGGCAACAAATCACTCATCAAATATTTTGGCTTTCCATCCTTCTCAGCAGATCCCCTATCTCGCTGAAAAAGCTCATGGAAAAACCTACTTCTAGCAGCCAAAATACATCGGTTAACACCAACTGCAATTCCATCAACAACGATATCCGCATCGCTATAATCACAACTTGGATCAATCACGAGCTGCTCCAAATTAGAACTGAGCTTGTTTAAGCTAATGATATCGAGGCTACAACCCTGTTCAAGGCCTGACTCGCCAGAGGAGGGTGATTTAGCTTGCCCAAATGTGCCATTCGATAAATTGGAAGATGAAGTGAAGCTCAAAGACGACGATGGTTCAGTTGAGTAAGCCATCAAGACAAAGTGCAAAATACTCTATCAATATATGCCTATACACACATCCACACCCTTATCATTCACAGCCCAGAAAAAAGGAAACTACCAGAAAAACTGAATTGCACAGAAAAATATCATCCGGGATTCATGGAAACACGTAAAACAAGTTCAATAAACACGAAATTGAGACACATAATACAACTCCCCCCTGTTGGAATGCTATCAAAATGACAAGTTCTATCAAAACTTTAACTCTGACAGGTTGGAATGCACTTCTGGTCCCGATCTTTTGATTTCTGTATTTTACAAGAAACAGAAACACCACCTATTCAATCCCACGAAATTCATAATTGAACTTAAGTTCTAAACAAAAATCTCCGCAAGTTCTGAATCAGATCTTCTCAAATACTTGAAAGACCACAAGACCAAAAGATTTATCTGACgaagaaaaaactcaaaaccccAAATCAGAACGAGAAACTTCCTAAATTGACCGAAGATATGGCgaaaagaaagataagaacAGAAAACAAGAGAGAGACGAGACAGCGGAAGCTTCAATTTTCGGTTTCAGACACTGTTAGGGAGAGAAAGTcccgagaaagagagagaagagagagagagagaaggagactAGAAGAGGATTGGTTGGTTTTGGTTCTTGGATACTCGTAAGGTGGGAGTTTCGTTGAGAAGATGAAGTCGTTTTGGTGACGACAGAGATGGCGTCAGTTTTCCAAGCTGGGCTCTGCAGACGTCTATGGTGGCATCAGCATCGTGCATCAAAGTCTTGGCATGCCCATCTTCGAAAGCGAGCCCAGATatgtaattaaataattatacatacaTTACTttatgttaataaaaaataataaataataaaaaaaggagtGTAAACGGTGGAGTTGAAAGATACCCATAGATATAAAGCAAATCTGTTGCGTGCCTACAATCGAACTGGCTAAACGACAGTGTATTGCTGAAAATCCATGTCTCGCCGACGTCACCTTttgttgtttggatttttaattttaatattaatttttgagtttgaaaGATGTAGCAACAATATGGTTATGGCATGGTGTGGCATTAATCTCACATGATAATCAATTCAACGTGACATGACACAAAAATGtcatcttaattattatattaaaaaatcaaaacaacttaggttaaaaggaaaaatgactCCCCATGTCTTCAATCATTTGtgaaaaagctttttttttttttttttaagttttcaattTTAACATCTTAGTCCTTGAATTTGAGATTTTTCGCAATTAGCTCTATTCATCCAATTGGTTTATATAGGATAGGATCAACCTTCCGGACAATTAATACGAATGTGACTTGATGACTCATTTATTGAGTAAAGCATGATAAGTATTAGCGGGTGATGCTATTCAGTCACATCGTTGTACCTATCAAAATTATCActagtttaaattatatttttttatatttttaaatgttaacaaaatatacaaatacaCTAATAGGTGGGAAAGTATATGACAGATCTGTGAAATCCAACAccaacatcatataaaaataacggATTTAAATTTAATGTTAATGAATTTGGATGAAAACTGattaacatgttataaaatgGATCAATAAAAGACTAGTCTGTTTAActcaaaatcaatttattttgatctgtttaaattttattttaaaattataattttattattattgattgtaatattgatatttctcaatacacttatatttttattattcagaCTGTAATTTTATAcctatattcatatttattattgtagagcttataatattgattttattatatgttaaatctgtaaaaatattaatattttttgttagtaggtgtaatctttttttttttttttaaagatattgtgattattaataaatatatattttaacttttatgtaaaaatatgCTTATAAAGTAAAATGTGTTATGCGTATTAGTTCGActaatttacataaaatgaatttaaatgagTCATGTTGTATTAatctatttctaattaatttgtaaagaGTCAAAATATATGATACGATACAACTCGTTATTTAAATAAATCGAATTACGATTTGAAAATTTAAcacatttaatttaataaatgaggttcaatttatcttatataattaaatattcataacTTGATAACACAATTTAACTTCCTAAGACACTAATGGTaacatttttaatcaatttaaaaaaaaaaaaaaaaaacctaatacATTAATGATAATTTTGGAAAGTATAAAATGGTGGGACTACCTAatattatttaagtattaattgaGGCGTGTGTGTCCCGGACCCGGAGATAAGTCTCCCTTGATGTTAGAGACATTTAACGCTATCCCCTCAATGTTAGGTGCCGCAATAAATAACTTTGTACTGAAacagtatttaagtattaattgaGGCGTGTCCCGGAGCCGGAGAAAAGACTCTTTACATGCAGACATTTAACGCTATCCCCTCGATGTTAGGTGCGCCAATCAATACTTTTGTGCCGACACTCACCACCATCAGATCGCGCCTATGGCTATAAATACCACCGTCCTCAAGGTAAAAGGGGTTGGACTGTTggacttctttttttctttcctctccaaGTCATATACGCTTATCTATGGCTTTCAAGAGGGCTAACTTCATCTTAAGAGCGTTTGAAAACTGCATTAATAGGACTTGGATGGACGAAGATACTTGCAAAAAGTTCCAAACACAAGGATTAAAATGCAAAACTGAAAAACTTATAAGGGCGTAAATAAGCGTTGAAAATTCAGAGCATCCACACCTTGATTGAGCAGTAACTTGTAACAAGTACTTCCTTAGAGATGAGTGTATAAAACGTTGGTCTTGTTGACTTGTCGTGGTTTGATAGGAAGTGCCGGAGGTACCTTCACCGCGGGTGTCAATTAATGCAATTATTGGCATAGCTGTTGCCAGCACTTCTTGATCGAGTAGTTTGCATTTGGTCTCTGTCTTTGAAAATTTCAATTCCTTATCATAAAAGATGCCGAAATGTTGATACAATTCCCAGCAATTCGTACCAAGAAAGTAccttaaaatttcaacattctCGTCGGACCGTTTGATCAAAAGTGGAACCATTTTTATTTAGCTctgatattatttgtaattgtCCAAGTGAGACCTAAGTCATATTTGGAcccaaattacaattagaatttttaaataatgtgggATCCAGTTCATAACATTTTTAAACACAGTTTAATATGAGATAAACCCAGATTTATGACATGACTTCTTCAAATGGATTGGTTAGGCTTGCATATGGTTAAGCTCAAAAGAGtagtataactttttaattcttgGAGAAGGTTAGGAGGAAATTATTACAAtgttttggaagatgattcctttttACTTGGTATTATGTATTTTGAGGGTATgggtgccgtttggatagtaagatgagatgagataattttaaattaaagttaaaagttaaataagatattgttagaatattatttattattattattattattttaaaatttaaaaaagttgaactgtttattatattttttgtaaaaatttaaaaaagttattgttGGGTCTTGCTTTTTAGCTTTAGTCCCACATTAGTGGAGAGTAAAGAAGAAGCAAGGCTTAAAACCTATAAAATGAGGATTAGTTTCATTGGCTAAGTGTATCAGTCAAAAGGCTTAActagtaatttttttacttcaattaaattcttctattggcctttttttgtaaaaagagaAGAGATGTGAGTTAAAGTTTTGTTAATGGAAAAGCGTTGTGGGTGTCTTTGGGGTGAGGAACAAAATTGTATGATTGTAACAATTTTTCACATATAGTagattttcttctttgggtctagtagtttttttcatgttttgggAGTTTTCTGCGTAAATTGTtgtgttattatttctctatttttcttgatattcctGCAAAAGATAGATCCTAAGAGGTGAATTTAAGAAgtttaaattttcaattgtaatgatgag
This genomic interval from Juglans regia cultivar Chandler chromosome 3, Walnut 2.0, whole genome shotgun sequence contains the following:
- the LOC109002513 gene encoding BTB/POZ domain and ankyrin repeat-containing protein NPR1-like, whose translation is MAYSTEPSSSLSFTSSSNLSNGTFGQAKSPSSGESGLEQGCSLDIISLNKLSSNLEQLVIDPSCDYSDADIVVDGIAVGVNRCILAARSRFFHELFQRDRGSAEKDGKPKYLMSDLLPFGEVGREAFWVFLSYLYTAKLKPSPREVSTCVDESCVHDACRPAINFAVELMYASYLFQTPELVSLFQRRLLNFVEKAFVEDVIQILVVAFNCQLSQLVTQCVYRVARSDLDSISLEKELPHEIAEKISLLRLHSQHDDENKKEAVDPLHEKRIRRIHKALDCDDVELVKLLLTESDITLDQAHALHYAVAYCDPKVVTELLGLGRANVNLQNKRGYTVLHIAARRKEPSIIVSLLTKGASALESTRDGQSAVSICRRLTRPKDYNAKTEQGQEANKDRICIDVLEREMRRNPMAGDTSISQTFADDLHMQLLYLENRVAFARLFFPTEAKLAVDVAHAETTSGLAGPSTSKGSSGNLREVDLNETPTMRNKRLRTQMEALRKTVEMGRRYFPHCSDVLDKFMEDDLPDLFYLEKGTPEEQRIKRKRFMELKQEVQKAFHKDKAESESNRSGLSSSSPLSSLKDGVNYKVREDGVNHKVRR